TGCCTCCGTCGCCACTTCGGTCGCTTCGCTTGCCAGTGCCTCGGCTGAAGCGACTTCACGACGCAGGCGCCGCAACATTGCCGCGAACACCAGCGCAAACGAAAAGGAGTAGCGACGACCTTGCTGACGTCCCATCGCCAGGGCTTCCTCGCTCGCGGCGAGCGATTCGTCATGACGTCCGGTGAACCAGTAGGCCCACGAGAGGAACGACAGCCCAGTGATGCGTGCGTCTTCGCCAAGTCCGGTGTCGGCGTGTTCGGGGCGGTAATGCGAGAGACCGGTTTCCAGAGCCGTGACCGCACCGCCAAAGTCGCCATGGCAGCACAGGCTATTGCCCAGCGCGTAATACGCGTGGGCGAGCAGGGGTGCGGCGTCGGCCTGTTCGGCGATCAGGATGAGTTTGCGGGCGAGATCGACGCTGCGGTCGAAGTCGCTCCACGAGCTGGAGCCGAGCCACAGCCCCCAATAGACGGGGAACAGCGCGATGTCGTCGCCCATCGGTTGCGCGAGGGCGAGCGCGGTTTCGAAGTTGTGACGCGCCGGTTCGGAGCCGTAGCCGTGCAACGAGACCAACGGCACGCCGAGCGCCATGCGCAGTTGCAATTCCTGCTGTGCGGTCTGGGCGCTGGAGCCCGTTTGCCGTAGAACGTCGAGTGCGCTCTGGTAGTGTGCGCAGGCTTCGCGGAACGCCTGACGGCCCGTTGCGTATTCGCCCGCGAGACGGTAGTGCTCGATGGCCGCCTCCGGCTCGTCCGCCTGCCGGAAATGCCAGGCAAGCACTTCCGGTTCGGACTGCACAGCCGAGGCGCCTTGCTCGCGCATGGCCAGGGCAATCCGGCGGTGCGCATCCTGACGGCGTTCCTGCGGCTGTGCGTCGTAGGCGGCTTTGTGCAGCAATGCGTGGCGGAAGACATAGCGGCCGTTGTCCTGACGTTGCACGAGGGCGCAGGCAACGAGCGTGTCGAGCGCGCGCTCGACGAGCGCCATCGACCGCCCGCTCGCGACGGCGAGCACGTCGGCCTGAAACTCAGGACCGAGGCAGGACGCGAAGTGAGCCACCGGTTTGGCGCTGCCGGCGGCGTCAATGCGCGCCATCATCAATTCCTGGAGGCTGGCCGGCATCGGCATCGTGCCGACGGGGCCGCGTCCGCCTTGTTGGGCCGCCGTGGCCCGCGCAAGTTCTTGCAGGAACAAGGGAACGCCCTCGGCGAGATGCACGATGCGCTCGCGCATGGCGGCCGGCAGGGCGACGCGCGGCGTGGCCGCCCGCACGATCGAGGCGGCGGCGCCCGCGTCGAGCGGCGCCAGATCGATGCGGCGCAAGCTGGCGGTGTGATGCCACGGCAGCTCGAATTCGGGGCGCGCGCACACGATCAACAGACGACCGGCCGGCGGATTCTCCGCCATGAGCGCGAGCAACTCCTGCGTGGACGGATCGGCCCAGTGGGCGTCGTCCAGCATGAGCACACCCCCGTCGGGCAGCAGCGCGGCGAGCAGGCCAGGGGCTTCGTCGAGCACCGCCTGCTTCCAAGCGTGCGGCACGTTGCCGTCGGCGTGCATGTCGAACAGCGCACGCAGGCGACGATGGGCGAGCAGGGCGGGTTGCGGGAGTTGCGACGCGTCGGCGGCAGATTGCGTGCGCAGCCAGCGGGCAATCGGATGGAAGGGCGTGCCGGCGCCGTCTTGTGCGCAGGCCAGATCGATCACGCGCAGGCCGCCCGTCTCGATGAAGTGACGCACCAGCGCCGACTTGCCGATGCCGGCTTCGCCAATGACCAGTGCGAGCACGCCCTGAGCGGCGCTGGCGTCGCGCATGGCTCCGTGCGCGCAGGCAAGTTCGGCGAGTACGGCATCGCGGCCGAAGAGCATGGCTGCGCGGCGGCGCGACCGGCGCTCCGGCGTCGGATCGGGATTGACACGAAACACCGGGATATCCCGATTCGCATGGCGCTCGCGGACATTGCCGTGGGGGGTCGTCGCGATGGCCACGCCGATCAGGCGTTGCGTGTCCTCGCAGATCACCACTTCGCCGGGCAGCGCCAGATCGGCCAGTTGTGTAGCAGAGCGCGAGACACGTCCGCCCGTGTCGGGACTGTCGTCGGCAACCGAACTGATGACCAGCCCCGTGTGAACGCCCGCGCCGATGCCCACGCGAGCTGTGCTTGCCTGCACGCAGCGCATGGCGGCTTCGACCGCGTGACGGCCGGCGCCTTCCAGCGCGGTCGGATATCCGAAATAGCCGAGCAGGCCACCCGTCGGCGTGCGCATCGTGTAGCCCCACGACTGGCGCAGGATCGTTTCACACTGCACCAGCGGCGGACGCATCATGCCTACGAGTTGATCGGGATCGTCGATGCCGTTGGGCGCGAATTCGATGGCGACGACCGTCAATTGACGACGCTCGGGCCCCGTGGCGCGTTGTTCCATCCGCGCGGGTGGCGTTTCCAGCAACTGCGTGAGCGCCGCGCCGGGCACCTCCCCGAGTTCCTCGCGCAACACGTCGCACAGGCGACGGTATTCGGTTTCGGCCTCGTCGCGTCGCCCGGCGCGCAACAGCAGCGCTAGCAGACAATGCCAGCCCGATTCGTCGAACGGCGCGAGTGCCACGAGTTGCCGTGCGTGAGCGAGTGCCTGATCGAGGTCGCCGAGACGGGCGTAGCCGTCGGCAAGCAGTCGCTCACCGAAGACCCGGCGGCGCTGGTATTCGTCGCGTTGCAGCTCGATCCACTGTTCGAGATCCGGCGTGTCGCGCACCGACAGGCCGTGCAGGAAGGGGCCTTGATAGAGCGCCACGCAGTCGGCCAGATGCTGGAGGTGGGCCGCCAGGTCCAGACCCGTGACGCCATCGAGCGTGCGATTCGCCTGTTCGATCATGCTCGCGAAGACGTGAGCGTCGATCCACAGACCGGTTTCGGGACGCAAACGCACGACCTGACGATCGGACTCGAAGAGTTCGTCGCCGAGGGTGTCGCGCAGGTGGAAGAGCATGCGCTTGAGCTTGTCGCGACCGCCCTGGCCGTCTTCGTCCGGCCAGAACAGGTCGGCGAGCGCGCCGCGCGTGTGATAGCCCGGTTGCAGGGCGAGATAGGCCAGCAACCCGCGCGCCTTCGTGTATTTCACGGCGCAGGCTTGTTTGCCTTGTTCGACCCGCATCGGACCGAGCAGGTAGAGCGATCTGGTGGCTTGCATTGTCCCTGGACGGCGAATAGGCAACGCCGGCGCACACTTTTGCGTGTTGCACCGGTGTCGCGAATTTCATGATGTCGTCGAGCCAGACCGACGTTTCCGGAAGGCAACGAGCGCTGCCGTCGGCGCCGAGTCGGCAGTCTGGCGAGACGCCAAGGCCGTTCCGGGGGGGCTCCGGCCGAATGCTTCAGGTATTACATGTCGAAGTATAAACACGTGTATGAATTCCGTCGGGAATACCTGAGGAATTCGCACGATATTGTGGAAATTACGCCAAGGCGGCGCAATTCTGCCTGCCCGGCCGTCCTGCTGGACGATACCGCGAACGTTTGGTTCGTTGTACGGCTCAGGCCGGCGGTTGCCAGAGGGTGGCGTCGGCGGCGTCCACCCGCCTGGGCAGCAATCCCGCCTGCGTGAAGACGTCGGCAATGCGCTGCTGCTCGGCGATGGCGTCGCGCACTACTGGCTGCACGTCGTAACTGCGCCGTTTATTCGCCGCCTCGACGGTCGTGACGTCCAGTCCCCAGATCGGAGCGAGTTGTGCCGCGGCGTCGCGCGGGTTGGCGCGTACCCACTGACCGGTCTCGTGCAGCGTCCGGTAGACCTCGCGCAGCACGGCGTCGTGATCGCGGACAAACGCAGGCGTTGCGAGGTAATAGCGCTGATAGCCCGCGAGGCCGCGCG
This window of the Pandoraea fibrosis genome carries:
- a CDS encoding BTAD domain-containing putative transcriptional regulator, with product MQATRSLYLLGPMRVEQGKQACAVKYTKARGLLAYLALQPGYHTRGALADLFWPDEDGQGGRDKLKRMLFHLRDTLGDELFESDRQVVRLRPETGLWIDAHVFASMIEQANRTLDGVTGLDLAAHLQHLADCVALYQGPFLHGLSVRDTPDLEQWIELQRDEYQRRRVFGERLLADGYARLGDLDQALAHARQLVALAPFDESGWHCLLALLLRAGRRDEAETEYRRLCDVLREELGEVPGAALTQLLETPPARMEQRATGPERRQLTVVAIEFAPNGIDDPDQLVGMMRPPLVQCETILRQSWGYTMRTPTGGLLGYFGYPTALEGAGRHAVEAAMRCVQASTARVGIGAGVHTGLVISSVADDSPDTGGRVSRSATQLADLALPGEVVICEDTQRLIGVAIATTPHGNVRERHANRDIPVFRVNPDPTPERRSRRRAAMLFGRDAVLAELACAHGAMRDASAAQGVLALVIGEAGIGKSALVRHFIETGGLRVIDLACAQDGAGTPFHPIARWLRTQSAADASQLPQPALLAHRRLRALFDMHADGNVPHAWKQAVLDEAPGLLAALLPDGGVLMLDDAHWADPSTQELLALMAENPPAGRLLIVCARPEFELPWHHTASLRRIDLAPLDAGAAASIVRAATPRVALPAAMRERIVHLAEGVPLFLQELARATAAQQGGRGPVGTMPMPASLQELMMARIDAAGSAKPVAHFASCLGPEFQADVLAVASGRSMALVERALDTLVACALVQRQDNGRYVFRHALLHKAAYDAQPQERRQDAHRRIALAMREQGASAVQSEPEVLAWHFRQADEPEAAIEHYRLAGEYATGRQAFREACAHYQSALDVLRQTGSSAQTAQQELQLRMALGVPLVSLHGYGSEPARHNFETALALAQPMGDDIALFPVYWGLWLGSSSWSDFDRSVDLARKLILIAEQADAAPLLAHAYYALGNSLCCHGDFGGAVTALETGLSHYRPEHADTGLGEDARITGLSFLSWAYWFTGRHDESLAASEEALAMGRQQGRRYSFSFALVFAAMLRRLRREVASAEALASEATEVATEAGVALWALAGQTIRGWALASRGDVSGLERITDSVGRLSEIMGGVEGMFFGLLVEACAGTGDIALGLHAAERGAHVSARRNDAHWQAEFLRQKGEFLRAGHHPDDAVRPWLEHALQIAQAQASPMLTLRAALSLLRLGEGNATTDNNLVQVLRTALDALQGGESLADVQEAREMLANVPAPQPARRAARYGS